A single region of the Streptomyces sp. ITFR-16 genome encodes:
- a CDS encoding LysR family transcriptional regulator: MIDIQRLRVLRAVAEHGSFNRAAAVLRLTPSAVSQHVAALERSLGSQVVARSTRGVTLTPAGRIMVGAAESVAAELEHAQQQVSELGTGRTQLTVATFTSGGRLLLPGAFAELTAAHPETVLHVREFEPEDSLPLVRQGAVDLALAYHFDGPLPGRPGSGPGLEWTPLMDDPLHVVLGARHPLAGREVLDLAELAGEPWVLGCLKTEAYLRRYAEQAGFVPEVRGTTSDYFFARSLVAAGLGISLIPSIALTPEIPGLRTVPVGPPAPARHIGVAALGHHRARRQITTLIGALKRRVAALEDE, encoded by the coding sequence TTGATCGACATACAGCGGCTTCGCGTCCTGCGGGCGGTGGCGGAGCACGGCAGCTTCAACCGGGCGGCGGCCGTCCTGCGGCTCACGCCCTCGGCCGTCTCCCAGCATGTGGCCGCCCTGGAGCGCAGCCTCGGCTCCCAGGTCGTGGCGCGCAGCACGCGCGGGGTCACCCTCACCCCGGCCGGCCGGATCATGGTCGGCGCGGCCGAGTCGGTGGCAGCCGAGCTGGAACACGCCCAGCAGCAGGTGAGCGAGCTCGGCACGGGCCGCACCCAGCTCACCGTCGCCACGTTCACCAGCGGTGGCAGGCTGCTGCTCCCCGGCGCCTTCGCCGAGTTGACGGCGGCCCACCCCGAAACAGTGCTGCATGTCAGGGAGTTCGAGCCCGAGGACAGCCTTCCACTGGTCCGGCAGGGAGCCGTCGACCTCGCACTCGCCTATCACTTCGACGGCCCGCTGCCCGGCCGGCCGGGCAGCGGGCCCGGGCTGGAGTGGACCCCGCTCATGGACGACCCCCTGCACGTCGTCCTGGGCGCGCGGCACCCCCTGGCCGGGCGCGAGGTGCTCGACCTCGCCGAGCTGGCGGGCGAGCCCTGGGTGCTCGGCTGTCTGAAGACCGAGGCCTACCTCCGCCGTTACGCCGAGCAGGCCGGTTTCGTCCCGGAGGTGCGCGGCACGACGAGCGACTACTTCTTCGCCCGTTCACTGGTCGCCGCGGGCCTGGGTATCTCGCTGATCCCGTCCATCGCGCTGACACCGGAGATACCCGGCCTGCGGACCGTCCCGGTCGGTCCACCGGCCCCGGCCCGGCACATCGGCGTCGCGGCGCTCGGCCACCACCGGGCTCGTCGTCAGATCACCACGCTGATCGGAGCCCTGAAGCGGCGGGTGGCGGCGCTGGAGGACGAGTGA
- a CDS encoding energy-coupling factor transporter transmembrane component T: protein MPDTAPESAAPVSGHAPDTGGRRLPRTLHPVAWWIWALALATAVSRTNNPLLLFLVLAVLGYVVTARRTEAPWARGFKYYLCLALTVVAIRVLFRAVFATGITPHDHFLFSLPHIPTPDWYAGIRLGGPVSLEALLSAATDGLRLACMLCCIGAANTLANPKRALRVLPGALHELGVAVTVAISVAPQLVQSVQRVARARRLRAGRNRGLKALRGIVVPVLEDALERSLRLAAGMDSRGYGRAGTATRRSRRITGALMLLGMCGLCAGAYGLLDATTPAFLGLPAMAAGAVLCVAGLRLGGRRVSRTTYRPDPWLLPEWTVAGTGVLSAVLLFGNVGFDAAELNPSIYPLSWPTLPAVPTFAILLAGTAGFLAPPPAPPHAAVPRQRAEKAEAT from the coding sequence GTGCCGGACACCGCTCCCGAATCGGCCGCACCGGTGTCCGGCCACGCGCCGGACACCGGCGGCCGACGCCTGCCCAGGACGCTGCACCCGGTCGCCTGGTGGATCTGGGCGCTCGCCCTGGCCACGGCCGTGAGCCGCACCAACAACCCGCTGCTGCTGTTCCTCGTCCTCGCGGTCCTCGGATACGTCGTCACCGCCCGCCGCACCGAAGCCCCCTGGGCGCGCGGCTTCAAGTACTACCTCTGCCTCGCCCTCACCGTCGTCGCGATCCGCGTCCTGTTCCGCGCCGTGTTCGCCACCGGCATCACCCCGCACGACCACTTCCTCTTCTCGCTCCCGCACATCCCCACCCCCGACTGGTACGCCGGCATCCGGCTGGGCGGCCCCGTCTCGCTGGAAGCCCTGCTCTCGGCCGCCACCGACGGGCTGCGGCTCGCCTGCATGCTGTGCTGCATCGGCGCCGCCAACACCCTCGCCAACCCCAAACGGGCCCTGCGCGTCCTGCCCGGCGCCCTGCACGAACTCGGGGTCGCCGTCACCGTCGCCATCAGCGTGGCCCCTCAACTCGTGCAGAGCGTCCAGCGCGTCGCCCGCGCCCGCCGGCTGCGGGCCGGACGCAACAGGGGCCTCAAGGCGCTGCGCGGCATCGTCGTCCCCGTCCTGGAGGACGCACTCGAACGCTCCCTGCGCCTCGCCGCCGGCATGGACTCCCGGGGCTACGGACGCGCCGGCACCGCCACCCGCCGCTCCCGGCGGATCACCGGCGCGCTCATGCTCCTCGGCATGTGCGGCCTGTGCGCCGGGGCCTACGGGCTCCTCGACGCGACCACACCCGCCTTCCTCGGACTCCCCGCGATGGCTGCGGGAGCCGTGCTGTGCGTGGCGGGCCTGCGGCTCGGCGGACGCCGGGTCTCGCGCACCACCTACCGGCCCGACCCGTGGCTGCTGCCCGAATGGACCGTCGCCGGCACCGGGGTGCTCTCCGCCGTCCTGCTCTTCGGCAACGTCGGCTTCGACGCGGCCGAGCTCAACCCCTCCATCTACCCCCTCAGCTGGCCCACCCTGCCGGCGGTGCCGACCTTCGCGATCCTGCTCGCCGGGACCGCCGGATTCCTCGCACCGCCGCCGGCCCCGCCGCACGCGGCCGTACCCCGGCAGCGCGCCGAGAAAGCCGAAGCCACGTGA
- a CDS encoding ATP-binding cassette domain-containing protein, with the protein MITFDQVTVQYDDAARPALREIDLTVEEGELCLVVGHTGVGKSTLLGAVNGLVPHFTGGTLHGRVTVDGRDTAHHPPRELADVVGVVGQDPLDGFVTDTVEEELAYAMEQLAIAPPVMRKRVEETLDLLGLADLRHRALHELSGGQQQRVAIGSVLTAHPRVLVLDEPTSALDPTAADEVLAAVTRLVHDLGVTVLMAEHRLERVVQYADRVIHLPGDGRAVHGAPADILRTSSIAPPIVELARAADWHPLPLSVRDARRAAAPLRTRLRDVRPAPVRPAPESGRATLLTARGVTVSYHGVPAVREADLDLRGGEITALMGRNGSGKSSLLWALQGSGPRRAGTVRVTSDGAARDPHTLSAAHARRLVGLVPQTPADLLYLESVKQELGQADSESADGGTPAGAREILDRLAPGIADATHPRDLSEGQKLALVLAIQLAATPQVLLLDEPTRGLDYRAKAELTRIVAALAAEGRAVVVSTHDVEFVARTADRVVVMAEGDIVADGPTCEVIVASPVFAPQTAKILAPLPFLTVDQVTAALEAPDAPAADGEDRT; encoded by the coding sequence GTGATCACCTTCGACCAGGTCACCGTCCAGTACGACGACGCGGCCCGGCCCGCCCTGCGCGAGATCGACCTCACCGTCGAGGAGGGCGAACTCTGCCTCGTCGTCGGCCACACCGGCGTCGGCAAGTCCACCCTCCTCGGCGCCGTCAACGGACTCGTGCCGCACTTCACCGGCGGCACCCTCCACGGCCGCGTCACCGTCGACGGCCGGGACACCGCCCACCACCCTCCCCGCGAACTCGCCGATGTCGTCGGTGTGGTCGGGCAGGACCCGCTCGACGGGTTCGTCACCGACACCGTCGAAGAAGAACTCGCCTATGCCATGGAGCAGTTGGCCATCGCACCCCCAGTCATGCGCAAGCGCGTCGAGGAGACCCTCGACCTGCTGGGCCTCGCCGACCTGCGCCACCGCGCCCTGCACGAACTCTCCGGCGGCCAGCAGCAGCGCGTGGCGATCGGCTCGGTCCTCACCGCGCACCCCCGCGTCCTCGTCCTCGACGAACCCACTTCCGCCCTGGACCCCACCGCCGCCGACGAGGTCCTTGCCGCCGTCACCCGCCTCGTCCACGACCTCGGCGTCACCGTCCTCATGGCCGAGCATCGTCTCGAACGCGTCGTCCAGTACGCGGACCGGGTCATCCACCTCCCCGGCGACGGCCGCGCCGTCCACGGCGCCCCCGCCGACATCCTGCGCACCTCGTCCATCGCCCCGCCGATCGTGGAACTCGCCCGCGCCGCCGACTGGCACCCGCTGCCCCTGTCCGTCCGCGACGCCCGCCGCGCCGCCGCCCCGCTGCGCACCCGGCTCCGTGACGTCCGTCCCGCCCCCGTCCGCCCCGCCCCGGAGTCCGGACGCGCCACCCTGCTGACCGCGCGGGGCGTCACCGTCAGCTACCACGGTGTCCCCGCCGTCCGCGAGGCCGACCTCGACCTGCGCGGCGGCGAGATCACCGCGCTGATGGGGCGCAACGGCTCCGGGAAGTCCTCCCTGCTGTGGGCGCTCCAGGGGTCCGGACCACGCCGGGCCGGAACCGTACGCGTCACCTCGGACGGCGCCGCGCGCGACCCGCACACCCTGTCCGCCGCGCACGCCCGGCGGCTCGTCGGGCTCGTCCCGCAGACACCCGCCGACCTGCTCTACCTGGAGAGCGTCAAGCAGGAACTCGGCCAGGCCGACAGCGAGTCCGCCGACGGGGGCACCCCTGCCGGGGCGCGGGAGATCCTCGACCGGCTGGCCCCGGGCATCGCCGACGCCACCCACCCCCGGGACCTGTCCGAGGGGCAGAAGCTGGCCCTCGTCCTCGCGATCCAGCTCGCCGCGACCCCCCAGGTGCTGCTCCTGGACGAACCCACGCGCGGGCTGGACTACCGGGCCAAGGCGGAGCTGACCCGGATCGTCGCCGCACTCGCGGCCGAGGGGCGCGCGGTCGTCGTCTCCACGCACGACGTCGAGTTCGTGGCCCGCACCGCCGACCGGGTGGTCGTCATGGCCGAGGGCGACATCGTCGCGGACGGACCCACCTGCGAAGTCATCGTCGCCTCACCCGTGTTCGCACCGCAGACCGCCAAGATCCTCGCGCCGCTGCCCTTCCTCACCGTCGACCAGGTGACCGCGGCCCTGGAGGCACCCGACGCCCCGGCGGCCGACGGCGAGGACCGGACATGA
- a CDS encoding prenyltransferase/squalene oxidase repeat-containing protein: MCVTLVTVTPASADPLGDCTASRGAIVAVDFGPFGGKVERGCDTTPTTGYELLHEAGFTTEGTQHDGPAFICRIGLGSGTQYPTTAQESCVLTPPATAYWSYWIASPGQNKWTYSQYGAMDRKPKDGDVDAWVFGGTDIGGTTGKPAFTPDEVRAQGGTGTPDPGNTPTVAPGAIDLAAASAWVDSALKDGERVVDDGADTPNYLLTTEAAYALAATGGHGGTLDKVTAFLAAHADDYAYPSGAGQAPDATAAARLALVAEATEGDPRHFGGHDLIAGLVDNVCTTGPTTSGCTAPGDFRNASYGDGQALAVLALLRADAVPPAAAVERLTQLQCDDGGVTGILIGPDEYCDGDPATTGLVALALKEAGGRDAAVAKARTYLKKAQSENGSFAGYTGSATGSVHATAYAAQALRALGDTAQADAAVSWLSREQLDGGGFGFEQDATDPALYATSPAVLAGAGTDLVRLTVKESGPTDPPTTGPPTTKPPTTAPTRPAGEGPDLKKGVAYLTSAANLKQGQYYVAGTGSGHADFGLTIDGAYALAATGLNNDKLRGIVDFLDKGGKDGEGRTLQDWTGTGTEYALGGSIGKAALLAEAVGRDPRAFGGKDLVAGLDAAVCAAPSKAPDRSCAAKGAYTYAPSVFSQSLAVMAQLRAGEKKAAQDPIAYLESLQHGSGAWPSLIPATGDSDVDSTAIAAMALDLAGGEKADRAVDKALGWIAGKQLPDGGFPGAAGDSVNSAALAVQGLSLDAERYDAEIAKARKFLAGQQNGDGGFNVAKEGQRGSDLRASTQAVGGATGISFGTLERSLTGTAPQPTPSPGASTPQIVTPDDSTGGTGGIADTGTGGSGGGALASTGVQAVALAGFAALLVGAGWRVVVMGRRRAAAGERA; the protein is encoded by the coding sequence ATGTGCGTGACACTCGTCACCGTCACCCCCGCCTCGGCCGACCCCCTCGGGGACTGCACGGCCAGCAGGGGCGCGATCGTCGCCGTCGACTTCGGTCCCTTCGGCGGCAAGGTCGAGCGCGGCTGCGACACGACACCGACGACCGGGTACGAACTCCTCCACGAGGCCGGGTTCACCACCGAGGGCACCCAGCACGACGGCCCCGCCTTCATCTGCCGTATCGGCCTCGGCTCCGGCACGCAGTACCCGACGACGGCCCAGGAATCCTGCGTCCTCACCCCGCCCGCCACCGCCTACTGGTCCTACTGGATCGCCTCGCCGGGCCAGAACAAGTGGACCTACAGCCAGTACGGGGCCATGGACCGCAAGCCCAAGGACGGCGATGTCGACGCCTGGGTGTTCGGCGGCACCGACATCGGCGGAACCACCGGCAAACCGGCCTTCACCCCGGACGAGGTGCGGGCCCAGGGCGGCACGGGGACCCCCGACCCCGGGAACACCCCCACCGTCGCGCCGGGGGCGATCGACCTCGCCGCCGCCTCGGCCTGGGTCGACAGCGCGCTCAAGGACGGCGAACGCGTTGTCGACGACGGCGCCGACACCCCCAACTACCTGCTGACCACCGAGGCGGCCTACGCACTCGCCGCCACCGGCGGCCACGGCGGTACCCTCGACAAGGTCACCGCCTTCCTCGCCGCCCACGCCGACGACTACGCCTACCCCTCGGGCGCGGGCCAGGCACCGGACGCGACCGCCGCCGCCCGCCTCGCCCTGGTGGCCGAGGCCACGGAGGGCGACCCGCGCCACTTCGGCGGCCACGACCTGATCGCCGGCCTCGTGGACAACGTCTGCACCACCGGCCCGACGACCTCCGGCTGCACCGCCCCGGGCGACTTCCGCAACGCCTCCTACGGCGACGGCCAGGCGCTCGCCGTCCTGGCCCTGCTCCGCGCCGACGCCGTCCCCCCGGCCGCGGCCGTCGAGCGGCTGACCCAGCTCCAGTGCGACGACGGCGGGGTCACCGGCATCCTGATCGGCCCCGACGAGTACTGCGACGGCGACCCCGCCACCACCGGTCTCGTGGCGCTCGCCCTGAAGGAGGCCGGCGGCCGGGACGCGGCCGTCGCCAAGGCCCGTACGTACCTGAAGAAGGCACAGAGCGAGAACGGTTCCTTCGCCGGCTACACCGGTTCCGCCACCGGCAGCGTCCACGCCACCGCGTACGCCGCCCAGGCGCTGCGCGCACTCGGCGACACCGCGCAGGCCGACGCGGCCGTCTCCTGGCTCTCGCGCGAGCAACTGGACGGCGGCGGCTTCGGCTTCGAGCAGGACGCCACCGACCCGGCGCTGTACGCGACCTCGCCCGCCGTCCTCGCCGGCGCCGGGACCGACCTCGTCCGCCTGACGGTGAAGGAGTCCGGGCCGACCGACCCGCCCACCACCGGGCCGCCCACGACGAAGCCGCCCACCACCGCCCCGACCCGCCCCGCCGGCGAAGGCCCCGACCTGAAGAAGGGCGTCGCCTACCTCACCAGCGCGGCCAACCTGAAGCAGGGGCAGTACTACGTCGCGGGGACCGGCTCGGGCCACGCGGACTTCGGCCTCACCATCGACGGTGCCTACGCGCTCGCGGCGACCGGCCTGAACAACGACAAGCTGCGCGGGATCGTCGACTTCCTCGACAAGGGCGGCAAGGACGGCGAAGGAAGAACCCTCCAGGACTGGACCGGGACCGGCACCGAGTACGCGCTCGGCGGGTCCATCGGCAAGGCCGCCCTGCTGGCCGAGGCCGTGGGCCGCGACCCCCGCGCCTTCGGCGGCAAGGACCTCGTCGCCGGACTCGATGCGGCCGTGTGCGCCGCGCCGAGCAAGGCGCCGGACCGCAGCTGCGCCGCCAAGGGCGCCTACACCTACGCCCCTTCCGTCTTCTCCCAGTCGCTGGCGGTCATGGCCCAGCTGAGAGCCGGTGAGAAGAAGGCGGCCCAGGACCCGATCGCGTACCTGGAGAGCCTCCAGCACGGCAGCGGTGCCTGGCCCAGCCTGATCCCCGCCACGGGCGACTCCGACGTCGACTCCACCGCCATCGCCGCGATGGCCCTGGACCTCGCCGGCGGCGAGAAGGCGGACCGGGCCGTCGACAAGGCGCTCGGCTGGATCGCGGGCAAGCAACTGCCCGACGGGGGCTTCCCCGGGGCAGCCGGTGACTCGGTCAACTCCGCCGCCCTCGCGGTCCAGGGGCTCTCCCTGGACGCCGAGCGCTACGACGCAGAGATCGCCAAGGCCCGTAAGTTCCTCGCCGGCCAGCAGAACGGCGACGGCGGGTTCAACGTGGCGAAGGAAGGCCAGCGCGGATCGGATCTGCGCGCCTCCACCCAGGCGGTGGGCGGGGCGACCGGCATCTCGTTCGGCACGCTGGAGCGCAGCCTCACCGGCACCGCACCCCAGCCCACCCCGAGCCCCGGCGCCTCCACCCCGCAGATCGTCACCCCCGACGACTCGACGGGCGGCACGGGCGGCATCGCCGACACCGGCACGGGCGGCTCCGGCGGAGGGGCACTGGCCTCGACCGGTGTGCAGGCCGTCGCCCTCGCCGGTTTCGCCGCCCTGCTCGTCGGCGCCGGATGGCGCGTGGTCGTCATGGGCCGTCGCCGGGCCGCCGCAGGGGAGCGGGCATGA
- a CDS encoding GNAT family N-acetyltransferase — protein sequence MYALYAGPSLIGTGIGRALLEAVHAHARARRFDLMLLWVLDANTRARRFYEKAGYAADGAVRTEEYDGVSVPEVRYRRAL from the coding sequence CTGTACGCGTTGTACGCCGGCCCCTCCCTCATTGGTACCGGAATCGGCCGCGCCCTGCTGGAAGCGGTCCACGCGCATGCGCGCGCCCGGCGTTTCGACCTGATGCTGCTGTGGGTCCTCGACGCCAACACCAGGGCCCGCCGCTTCTACGAGAAGGCCGGCTACGCCGCCGATGGAGCCGTGCGGACGGAGGAGTACGACGGGGTGTCGGTGCCCGAAGTCCGTTACCGGCGCGCGCTGTAG
- a CDS encoding NAD(P)/FAD-dependent oxidoreductase: protein MNRIPHPISAARIAVIGAGPGGLVCARVLQRHGLDVTVYELDASPTARAQGGTLDMHPDTGQHALRAAGLWDAFAALARPEGEQWRLVGRDGRIMFDSAPPEDGRGRPEIDRGRLRGLLLGSLTPGTVRWGHKLDRAEPLGDGRHRLYFADGSTAGTDLVIGADGAWSRVRRLVSDAMPVYTGVTFVETGLDDADTRHPELAALTGNGTMMALDDNLGIVAQRNSGGHIRVYLGLRTPEDWHRRAGIDPADPDAVRDALLERFTGWDAALRAYLTTTDTGYTDRPLFALPVPHTWERTAGVTLLGDAAHLMSPLSGMGANLAMRDGADLAQALLDHADVDEAVTAYEKILLPRSAEAAEGAAGALDGTFAPDGAAQTLAHMTAHH, encoded by the coding sequence GTGAACCGCATCCCCCACCCCATATCCGCCGCCCGTATCGCCGTCATCGGCGCCGGACCCGGCGGCCTCGTCTGCGCCCGTGTCCTCCAGCGCCACGGCCTCGACGTCACCGTCTACGAACTCGACGCATCCCCGACCGCCCGCGCCCAGGGCGGCACCCTCGACATGCACCCCGACACCGGTCAGCACGCCCTGCGCGCCGCCGGGCTGTGGGACGCCTTCGCCGCGCTGGCCCGGCCCGAGGGCGAGCAGTGGCGCCTGGTCGGACGCGACGGGCGGATCATGTTCGACTCCGCCCCGCCGGAGGACGGCCGGGGCCGCCCGGAGATCGACCGCGGCCGGCTGCGCGGTCTCCTCCTCGGCTCGCTCACCCCCGGCACGGTCCGGTGGGGTCACAAGCTGGACCGCGCGGAACCGCTCGGCGACGGCCGCCACCGTCTGTACTTCGCCGACGGCAGCACCGCCGGCACCGACCTGGTCATCGGCGCCGACGGCGCCTGGTCACGCGTCCGCCGGCTGGTGTCGGACGCGATGCCCGTCTACACCGGCGTCACCTTCGTCGAGACCGGACTCGACGACGCCGACACCCGCCACCCCGAACTGGCCGCCCTCACCGGCAACGGCACGATGATGGCGCTCGACGACAACCTCGGCATCGTCGCCCAGCGCAACAGCGGCGGCCACATCCGCGTCTACCTCGGCCTGCGCACCCCCGAGGACTGGCACCGGCGGGCTGGCATCGACCCGGCCGACCCCGACGCCGTCCGCGACGCACTCCTGGAGCGCTTCACCGGCTGGGACGCGGCGCTGCGCGCCTACCTCACCACCACCGACACCGGCTACACCGACCGACCGCTGTTCGCGCTGCCCGTCCCCCACACCTGGGAGCGCACCGCCGGGGTCACCCTGCTCGGCGACGCCGCCCATCTGATGTCGCCGCTCTCCGGCATGGGCGCCAATCTCGCCATGCGCGACGGCGCCGACCTCGCACAGGCCCTCCTGGACCACGCGGACGTCGACGAGGCCGTCACCGCCTACGAGAAGATCCTGCTGCCCCGCTCCGCCGAGGCGGCCGAGGGCGCGGCCGGCGCCCTGGACGGCACCTTCGCCCCGGACGGCGCCGCACAGACCCTGGCCCATATGACCGCCCACCACTGA
- a CDS encoding DUF3533 domain-containing protein has protein sequence MATEIPARVPGPPASAGRVLRRWKIWLAPGLLSILVTLVLSLLYMGGILTPARSLDQLPIALVNADTGAPLPGQRENLGTQVSAAVVASTPGKQVRWHRVSRAEAQQKLAAGKVFGALEIPGDFTASVGRLTTARATVRPTMTVLTNPGAGSLGSSLAAQIAQKAAQQSSLSIGKQLTKSATAAGANATTRLLLTDPVAVSTRVGHPIGEHTGLGLSAFYYTLLLVLAGFLSANIVHTGVDTSLGYADTEIGPWHTRRPTLPIDRTQTLLLKMVMTAGLTVLTTTALMVATITVLGMDAPHVVQLWLFSYCACLAVGLGVQAINAAFGSVGQLVAMFVFIALALPSSGATVPLEAVPSFYRFLAAFEPMRQLAAGVRAILYFDAQADAGLTRGWIMVAIGFVAALVFGFAMTRYYDRKGLDRLVPQPG, from the coding sequence ATGGCTACCGAGATCCCCGCCCGCGTCCCCGGCCCGCCGGCCTCCGCCGGCCGAGTGCTGCGCCGGTGGAAGATCTGGCTCGCTCCGGGCCTGCTCAGCATCCTGGTCACCCTGGTGCTGTCGCTGCTCTACATGGGCGGCATCCTCACGCCGGCCCGCAGCCTGGACCAGTTGCCGATCGCTCTGGTGAACGCGGACACCGGCGCTCCGCTGCCGGGCCAGCGGGAGAACCTGGGCACCCAGGTCAGCGCGGCGGTCGTCGCCTCCACCCCCGGCAAGCAGGTGCGGTGGCACCGGGTGAGCCGGGCGGAGGCGCAGCAGAAGCTGGCGGCGGGCAAGGTGTTCGGCGCGCTGGAGATCCCCGGCGACTTCACCGCGTCGGTGGGGCGGCTGACGACGGCCCGGGCGACGGTCCGGCCGACGATGACGGTGCTGACCAACCCGGGCGCGGGCAGCCTCGGTTCCTCCCTTGCGGCCCAGATCGCCCAGAAGGCCGCCCAGCAGTCGTCGCTGTCGATCGGGAAGCAGCTGACGAAGTCGGCCACGGCCGCCGGGGCGAACGCCACGACGCGTCTTCTCCTCACCGACCCGGTGGCGGTGAGCACGCGGGTGGGGCATCCGATCGGGGAACACACCGGTCTGGGGCTGAGCGCTTTCTACTACACGCTGCTGCTGGTGCTCGCCGGGTTCCTGAGCGCCAACATCGTGCACACCGGTGTCGACACCTCCCTCGGCTACGCGGACACCGAGATCGGCCCCTGGCACACCCGGCGCCCGACCCTGCCGATCGACCGGACGCAGACACTGCTGCTGAAGATGGTCATGACCGCGGGACTGACGGTGCTGACCACCACGGCGCTCATGGTGGCGACCATCACCGTCCTGGGGATGGACGCACCCCATGTGGTGCAGCTGTGGCTGTTCTCGTACTGCGCGTGCCTCGCGGTCGGTCTGGGTGTCCAGGCGATCAACGCCGCGTTCGGCAGCGTCGGGCAGCTCGTGGCCATGTTCGTGTTCATCGCGCTGGCGCTGCCGTCGTCCGGTGCCACGGTGCCGCTGGAGGCCGTGCCGTCGTTCTACCGGTTCCTGGCCGCCTTCGAACCCATGCGCCAGCTCGCCGCCGGTGTCAGGGCGATCCTGTACTTCGACGCCCAGGCGGACGCGGGGCTCACCCGGGGCTGGATCATGGTGGCGATCGGCTTCGTGGCGGCGCTCGTGTTCGGCTTCGCGATGACGCGCTACTACGACCGCAAGGGTCTGGACCGGCTGGTCCCTCAGCCGGGGTGA
- a CDS encoding ECF transporter S component encodes MSTTTAAIRLTPRVTLVIALAAFLGVVAFFWPFVVAPGTFGSNYAPPLIFGVLLVLVLCVVLSEIAEGGISSKALAMLGVLSAVNAALRPLGAGTAGIETVFFVLVLAGRVYGPGFGFTLGCTSLFTSALITGGVGPWMPYQMFGCAFVGMLAGFLPRATGRREVLMLAAYGSVSGYLFGFLLNLSFWPFSLDPNSSIAYLPGLPFTEQWHRYLAFDLATSLGWDTGRAVTNFVCIVLAGPAVLTTFRRAARRARFRAPVRFTPSGPADADGRDA; translated from the coding sequence ATGAGCACCACCACCGCGGCCATCCGGCTCACCCCCCGGGTCACGCTGGTCATCGCCCTGGCCGCGTTCCTCGGCGTGGTCGCGTTCTTCTGGCCCTTCGTCGTCGCTCCCGGCACATTCGGCTCGAACTACGCCCCGCCCCTCATCTTCGGCGTCCTGCTCGTCCTCGTCCTGTGCGTGGTGCTCTCCGAGATCGCCGAGGGCGGCATCAGCTCCAAGGCCCTCGCCATGCTCGGCGTCCTGTCCGCCGTCAACGCGGCACTGCGGCCCCTGGGCGCGGGAACGGCCGGCATCGAGACGGTCTTCTTCGTCCTGGTACTGGCGGGGCGCGTCTACGGCCCCGGCTTCGGCTTCACCCTCGGCTGCACCTCGCTCTTCACCTCCGCGCTGATCACGGGCGGGGTCGGGCCGTGGATGCCGTACCAGATGTTCGGCTGTGCCTTCGTGGGCATGCTCGCCGGGTTCCTGCCCCGGGCCACCGGCCGCCGCGAGGTCCTGATGCTCGCCGCGTACGGATCGGTCTCCGGCTACCTCTTCGGCTTCCTGCTCAATCTGTCCTTCTGGCCCTTCTCCCTCGACCCGAACAGCTCCATCGCCTATCTGCCCGGACTGCCGTTCACCGAGCAGTGGCACCGCTATCTCGCCTTCGACCTCGCCACCTCGCTCGGCTGGGACACCGGGCGGGCCGTCACCAACTTCGTCTGCATCGTGCTGGCGGGCCCCGCCGTGCTCACCACCTTCCGCCGCGCCGCCCGCCGCGCCCGCTTCCGGGCCCCGGTGCGCTTCACTCCTTCGGGACCCGCGGACGCCGACGGCCGGGACGCCTGA
- a CDS encoding TetR/AcrR family transcriptional regulator has product MTTPIGRRERKKAATRKALADAALRLFCAHGYDAVTLHDVAEAADVSTTTLLKHFPGKEALVFDEEADQEAGLVAAVRDRAPGTTIPQALCAQVKRARVRSAGSDPAYRDFLDLVTGTPALSDYAHRMWMRHQDALARAIAADIGAPADDPRCAALARFALESSALAHDAADAGHAVDVAFDLLEHGWDGGRAQGHPG; this is encoded by the coding sequence ATGACGACACCGATCGGACGGCGGGAACGCAAGAAGGCCGCCACGCGCAAGGCGCTCGCGGACGCCGCTCTGCGGCTCTTCTGCGCACACGGATACGACGCCGTGACCCTGCACGACGTCGCCGAGGCGGCCGACGTCTCCACCACCACGCTGCTCAAGCACTTCCCCGGCAAGGAGGCGCTCGTCTTCGACGAGGAGGCCGACCAGGAGGCCGGGCTCGTCGCGGCCGTCCGCGACCGCGCCCCCGGCACGACGATCCCCCAGGCCCTGTGCGCCCAGGTCAAGCGCGCCCGTGTCCGCTCGGCCGGCTCCGACCCCGCCTACCGCGACTTCCTCGACCTGGTGACCGGCACCCCGGCGCTCAGCGACTACGCGCACCGCATGTGGATGCGCCACCAGGACGCCCTTGCCCGGGCGATCGCCGCGGACATCGGCGCCCCGGCCGACGATCCGCGCTGCGCCGCCCTGGCGCGGTTCGCCCTGGAGAGTTCCGCCCTGGCCCACGACGCCGCAGACGCCGGGCACGCCGTCGACGTCGCCTTCGATCTGCTCGAACACGGGTGGGACGGCGGCCGGGCGCAGGGTCACCCCGGCTGA